A window of the Clostridium sp. 'White wine YQ' genome harbors these coding sequences:
- a CDS encoding TnsA endonuclease N-terminal domain-containing protein, producing the protein MTKIRKTDKARLREKRGQGYGLEYKPWILPHEVPSDGRCHKILGWKHNRVHYLLSDGELWAFLILQMQDNVLDIREQFPLLPINETLEIAERLNVLHPPKYKINREEKTVLTSDFNILVKCDIGVKEIVRTLKTEEDYQKRRTQEKLLIEKEFWSKKGIDWGVITHNEESKVIGRNIYSIYQDYFWNDAMNLNDIELKWLIEKFKDMLSKSNMNVIKTTSEFERVMGWCEGEGLSFLKYLLTHKEVKANFRKKFNYYDMDVWL; encoded by the coding sequence ATGACCAAAATTAGAAAAACGGATAAAGCAAGACTACGGGAAAAGAGGGGGCAAGGATATGGATTAGAATATAAACCGTGGATATTACCTCATGAGGTACCATCAGATGGACGTTGTCACAAAATATTGGGATGGAAACATAATAGAGTACATTATTTATTGTCAGATGGGGAATTGTGGGCATTTTTAATACTGCAGATGCAAGATAATGTACTTGATATACGGGAGCAATTTCCGCTATTGCCAATCAATGAAACTTTGGAGATTGCTGAAAGGTTAAATGTGTTACATCCTCCTAAATACAAAATAAATAGAGAAGAGAAAACTGTATTAACATCAGATTTTAATATTCTCGTTAAATGTGATATAGGTGTAAAAGAAATTGTAAGAACATTAAAGACAGAGGAGGACTACCAAAAAAGAAGAACTCAAGAAAAATTGCTAATAGAAAAAGAATTTTGGAGTAAAAAAGGGATTGACTGGGGAGTAATAACTCACAATGAAGAAAGCAAAGTGATAGGAAGAAATATATACAGCATTTATCAAGATTATTTTTGGAATGACGCAATGAATCTTAATGATATCGAGTTAAAATGGCTAATTGAAAAATTTAAAGATATGCTTTCTAAAAGTAATATGAATGTTATTAAAACAACAAGTGAATTTGAAAGAGTTATGGGATGGTGTGAAGGGGAAGGTCTTAGCTTTTTAAAATATCTCCTAACTCACAAAGAAGTTAAAGCTAATTTTAGAAAAAAATTTAATTATTATGATATGGATGTTTGGCTATAA
- a CDS encoding TnsD family Tn7-like transposition protein — MERVFCLIDFITTPYNDEIFYSWFGRYNELTGYRSNRHTNYNLLGIQHDYITLQYPLNLNFLCSNLPDALNIFPDDIIKNNTSFPFYKPFLRDSQSKYIIKAMQFGTKGIGNKYPSILFSDKVVKVCSQCVVDDEKKYGEAYIHRSHQIPCCFICQYHNIILDYVDLSDSKYTNRYFVINNIIDQAIPLNINDDIYNQLLGLQSDIICLLNANINNYNIERILNMYKQKLLITGYSSNKGIVNHKKLVQDFSTFYTDDFLTFVNSNITESSNTDWLYGISQNITFNLNPIKHLLAIRFLYGGFNNFINSNEEYLPFGQGPWPCLNIASEHYKKDMISSYKLKKSTHDSTSYGVFACKCGFTYTRKSNEQMLDNRYTFKSVINWGIEWENKATNLIITENYSIRQLCSILNCSFGKIMSHATKNQLLHHLNTKVKYRPIKDIVRENADLLERHKDVILKFIREHKDMSRREIFKVLHRECNTVLANDKEWYDNIMPPKKTFYEHKEQVDWANRDLELSNTVLIAINDIKENTDLKITRPNISKRINYHLTSILNNLTKLPITKKIIEESYETREEYLIRKIDYTVKNSIKDSNILTVHQYIKKLGFRKEMTPYLRNYLAESIRKFSDNELNKPPYLD; from the coding sequence ATGGAAAGGGTGTTTTGTTTGATTGATTTTATTACAACACCATATAATGACGAGATATTCTATAGTTGGTTTGGGCGTTATAATGAATTGACTGGTTACAGATCTAATAGGCATACAAACTATAACCTTCTAGGCATACAGCATGATTACATAACCCTCCAATATCCTCTAAATTTAAATTTTCTATGCTCTAATCTTCCGGACGCTTTGAATATTTTTCCTGACGATATTATTAAAAATAATACTTCTTTTCCTTTTTATAAGCCGTTTCTAAGAGACAGTCAGTCAAAGTATATAATAAAAGCAATGCAGTTTGGAACTAAAGGGATTGGAAATAAATATCCTTCTATTTTATTTAGTGATAAAGTTGTTAAAGTTTGCTCTCAATGTGTTGTTGATGATGAAAAAAAATATGGTGAAGCTTATATACATAGATCTCATCAGATTCCATGTTGTTTTATATGTCAATATCATAATATAATTCTTGATTATGTAGATCTATCTGATTCTAAATATACAAACAGGTATTTTGTAATCAACAACATTATAGATCAAGCAATCCCTTTGAATATAAATGATGATATATATAATCAACTTCTGGGACTTCAGTCTGATATTATCTGCTTATTAAATGCAAACATTAATAATTACAATATTGAAAGAATCTTGAATATGTATAAGCAGAAACTACTTATAACTGGCTATTCAAGTAATAAAGGAATCGTTAATCACAAAAAATTAGTACAGGATTTTTCAACCTTTTATACGGATGATTTCCTAACCTTTGTAAATTCTAATATTACAGAAAGCTCTAATACCGATTGGCTTTATGGAATAAGTCAAAACATTACTTTTAATCTTAATCCTATAAAACATTTATTAGCTATAAGATTCTTATATGGTGGATTTAATAATTTTATAAACTCAAATGAAGAATATCTACCGTTTGGTCAAGGTCCTTGGCCCTGTTTAAATATTGCTTCTGAACATTATAAAAAAGACATGATTTCTTCATATAAATTAAAAAAATCCACACATGACTCAACTTCTTACGGTGTATTTGCTTGCAAATGTGGGTTTACTTATACTAGAAAATCTAATGAGCAAATGCTAGATAACCGCTATACTTTTAAGTCAGTTATTAACTGGGGTATAGAATGGGAAAATAAAGCTACTAATTTGATTATTACAGAAAATTATTCTATAAGACAGTTGTGTTCTATTCTAAATTGTAGCTTTGGTAAGATAATGTCACATGCCACCAAAAATCAATTGCTTCATCACTTGAATACAAAAGTTAAGTATAGACCAATAAAAGACATAGTAAGAGAAAATGCTGACTTATTAGAGCGCCATAAAGATGTTATTCTCAAATTCATACGTGAGCATAAAGATATGTCTAGACGAGAGATATTTAAGGTCTTACATAGAGAATGTAATACAGTTTTAGCAAATGACAAAGAATGGTATGATAATATAATGCCTCCAAAAAAAACTTTTTACGAGCATAAAGAACAGGTTGATTGGGCAAACAGAGACTTAGAGTTGAGTAACACAGTACTAATAGCTATAAATGACATTAAAGAAAATACAGATCTTAAAATCACAAGGCCAAATATATCCAAGAGAATCAATTACCACCTTACTTCAATATTAAACAATTTAACTAAATTACCAATTACAAAAAAAATTATTGAAGAATCCTATGAAACAAGAGAAGAATATCTTATTAGGAAAATTGATTACACAGTAAAGAATTCAATTAAAGATAGTAATATTCTAACAGTTCATCAGTACATCAAAAAATTAGGTTTTCGGAAAGAAATGACTCCTTATCTACGAAATTATTTAGCAGAATCAATCAGAAAATTTTCTGACAATGAATTAAATAAACCTCCTTATTTAGATTAA
- the yyaC gene encoding spore protease YyaC — protein MINKIANMKFFAKRKNNSKRIYYVQDTYTKITDYFNVIQNKNVVFVCIGTNRTHSVDALGPFIGSILKENKDFDIPIYGTLTDPINAKNINEKIKIIRTKHPKQILIAIDASLSAKEDVGKIIIKDSGLIAGKGIGKNHAYVGDISIQGIMGELELDVVRYYVDMKFLSDMAFEIAKGIIKSFMKC, from the coding sequence ATGATTAACAAAATCGCAAACATGAAGTTTTTTGCAAAGAGAAAAAATAATTCAAAACGAATATATTATGTACAAGATACATATACAAAAATAACTGATTATTTTAACGTAATACAAAATAAAAATGTTGTATTTGTATGTATAGGAACTAATAGGACTCATAGTGTTGATGCATTAGGTCCATTTATAGGTTCTATTCTAAAAGAAAATAAAGATTTTGATATTCCTATCTATGGAACCTTAACAGACCCAATAAATGCAAAGAATATAAATGAAAAAATAAAGATTATTAGAACTAAACATCCTAAACAGATTCTAATAGCAATTGATGCATCTCTTTCAGCCAAAGAAGATGTTGGTAAAATAATAATAAAAGATAGTGGATTAATTGCAGGAAAAGGGATAGGTAAGAATCATGCATATGTAGGGGATATATCGATTCAAGGTATTATGGGTGAATTAGAATTAGACGTTGTTAGATATTATGTAGATATGAAGTTTCTTAGTGATATGGCCTTTGAAATTGCGAAAGGAATAATAAAGTCATTTATGAAATGTTAG
- a CDS encoding P-loop NTPase fold protein, which produces MALNRKYSVNALKKEEIHLANYSSRILNKRKKLNEIIGQYIQGIHVISGMRGVGKTTFINLFKDKYINNRTFIHLNVLDSSFDLISEIIIHIDSLINDGGLKNAERCREKINRLKYKIFNEVLIKRSFESKITEKETNKLKRIFGINIKKYIDINLSNNLTIEEDKKNEIIYEVISTPIQKQEKNIKELISILKELSNDNGIVIILDEIDKLSDNEFDILLDKNKELFLESGLVYFMVCDTKKYINIRYDKKYMNIFNRFIYLPLLSWEEYLVISPKIKEFNNIESVKKSYCYTLGNYRRIITFEENDEFYKYSNSIWNIINETEASNIYKNSPEPLKDILKEFLFDIFNILKISTYLTDKEINNIKDKHTFISNINIIIDRIIELLKTSKYIDYINGRYILKEDDKELYYVKSDTLENEILKIYKPKEFRVMDRNRYRIEELSTSEMGDLLDIITWHRTELDAVLIFRQEVTYETINNISYHAVILTNNNLCSTAFVNVSGFSWNHECIASYSDMKKYLSDRNIVYKEYELRIDETVKEAFENKQHIYMRDLYVMWQN; this is translated from the coding sequence ATGGCATTAAATCGTAAGTATAGTGTAAATGCGTTAAAAAAGGAAGAAATTCACTTAGCAAATTATTCATCTCGAATATTAAATAAGCGAAAGAAGTTGAATGAGATTATTGGGCAATATATACAAGGAATTCATGTAATATCCGGAATGAGGGGAGTAGGAAAGACAACATTTATAAACTTATTTAAAGATAAATATATAAATAATAGAACTTTTATACACTTGAATGTACTTGATAGTTCTTTTGATTTAATTAGTGAAATTATTATACATATAGATAGTTTAATAAATGATGGAGGTTTAAAAAATGCAGAGCGATGTAGAGAAAAGATAAACAGATTAAAGTATAAAATATTTAATGAAGTATTGATTAAAAGGTCTTTTGAATCAAAAATTACAGAAAAAGAAACAAATAAATTAAAACGAATATTTGGAATTAATATAAAAAAATATATAGATATTAATTTATCAAATAACTTAACTATTGAAGAAGATAAAAAAAATGAAATTATTTATGAAGTTATTAGCACACCTATACAAAAACAAGAAAAAAATATCAAAGAACTAATTTCTATATTAAAAGAACTATCTAATGATAATGGAATCGTAATAATTTTAGATGAAATTGATAAGTTATCTGATAATGAGTTCGACATATTATTAGATAAAAATAAGGAATTATTTTTAGAAAGTGGACTTGTATATTTTATGGTATGTGATACTAAAAAGTATATTAATATAAGGTATGATAAAAAGTATATGAATATATTTAATAGATTTATATACTTACCTTTATTATCTTGGGAAGAGTATTTGGTTATATCCCCTAAAATAAAAGAATTTAATAATATTGAAAGTGTGAAAAAAAGTTATTGCTATACACTTGGAAATTATAGGAGGATTATAACATTTGAAGAGAATGATGAATTTTATAAATATTCAAATAGTATTTGGAATATTATAAATGAGACAGAGGCAAGTAATATTTACAAGAATTCACCAGAGCCGTTAAAAGATATACTTAAAGAATTCTTATTTGACATCTTTAATATATTAAAGATAAGTACATATTTAACTGATAAAGAAATTAACAATATAAAAGATAAACATACATTTATATCTAATATAAATATCATTATTGATAGAATTATTGAATTGTTAAAAACGTCAAAATATATTGATTATATAAATGGCAGATATATTTTAAAGGAAGATGATAAGGAATTATATTATGTTAAATCAGATACTTTAGAGAATGAAATATTAAAAATATATAAGCCTAAAGAATTTAGGGTGATGGATAGGAATAGATATAGAATAGAGGAATTATCTACATCAGAGATGGGTGATTTATTAGACATCATTACATGGCATAGAACTGAGTTAGACGCTGTATTAATTTTTAGACAAGAGGTAACATATGAAACTATAAATAATATTAGTTATCACGCTGTCATACTAACAAATAATAATTTATGTTCAACTGCATTTGTAAATGTAAGCGGATTTTCATGGAATCATGAATGCATAGCTAGTTATAGTGACATGAAAAAATATCTTAGTGATAGAAATATCGTATATAAAGAATATGAATTAAGAATAGACGAAACAGTAAAAGAGGCATTTGAAAATAAGCAGCATATATATATGAGAGACTTGTATGTAATGTGGCAAAATTAA
- a CDS encoding type II toxin-antitoxin system PemK/MazF family toxin produces the protein MNTDLSRAQKLMHWVSQKLYYNTGKSYQRNWTVKRGEVYFVDLGENIGSEENKLRPCIVLQSNSYNFKSPVFTCAIISSSPITISDIQVEITNEYPYKDENGQAKFLCGAIDLGQIKTIGKERIVSRKVCTITKEIDEVDIKLLNIFGLSNLLKKRDNTIKSLEGKVAYLKKINKI, from the coding sequence ATGAATACAGATTTATCTAGAGCCCAGAAATTAATGCATTGGGTTTCTCAAAAATTATATTATAATACTGGGAAGAGTTATCAAAGAAATTGGACAGTTAAGCGTGGGGAAGTTTACTTTGTTGACTTAGGTGAAAATATAGGGAGTGAAGAGAATAAATTAAGGCCATGTATAGTATTGCAATCAAATTCATATAACTTTAAATCACCAGTATTTACTTGTGCAATAATTTCTAGTAGTCCAATAACTATATCAGATATTCAAGTAGAAATAACTAATGAGTATCCGTATAAAGATGAAAATGGACAAGCGAAGTTTTTATGCGGAGCGATAGATTTAGGTCAAATAAAGACTATTGGAAAGGAACGTATAGTTTCTAGGAAGGTATGTACTATAACAAAAGAGATAGATGAGGTTGACATAAAATTATTAAATATATTTGGACTAAGTAATCTACTTAAAAAGAGAGATAATACAATTAAATCCTTAGAAGGTAAGGTTGCTTACTTAAAAAAAATTAATAAGATATAA
- a CDS encoding helix-turn-helix domain-containing protein — protein sequence MKISEVIGNNIEKLMLSYNITAIELSKKIGVTRQTFSNYINGNSIIDSEKLKLIAEYFGKSLDYFFINEEIMAPLMFRATNPKETIDNDSLIELQQYINDYYALLENFGENIIYTPEQYNLSIQLNSKNVLISDPALNFKIFNYKLPKELEIIIENIAYEQRKKLGIEESIGSEIIYAIESSGIKVLFKKLSNSNLFGVSALSSDKGFFILINDSDEITEERKIFSLLHEYAHILLHRECYTNNILYNNYGDKKNIFEATADAFAGYFLVPRYIVKKYEEILNRRPLLLGDLITLKQRLGVSLGAFTMSLYRYDYITQSVKGQIFDILAKKGYSKSEPSSILKLEKNRIYNNLIRSSFLKEFITLDKVAYLLDVDIETAIAITEEWKADSAYIIL from the coding sequence GTGAAAATATCTGAAGTTATTGGGAACAATATTGAAAAACTAATGCTATCTTATAACATAACAGCAATTGAACTTTCAAAAAAAATAGGTGTTACAAGGCAAACTTTTTCTAACTATATTAATGGAAATAGTATTATTGATAGTGAAAAACTTAAATTGATAGCTGAATATTTTGGTAAATCCTTGGACTACTTTTTTATTAATGAAGAAATAATGGCCCCATTAATGTTCAGAGCCACAAATCCAAAAGAAACCATTGATAATGATTCTCTTATAGAATTGCAACAATATATAAATGATTATTATGCCCTATTAGAAAACTTTGGTGAGAATATAATTTATACACCAGAACAATATAACTTATCCATTCAATTAAATTCTAAAAATGTTTTAATTAGCGACCCTGCACTTAATTTTAAAATATTTAATTATAAATTGCCTAAAGAACTAGAAATCATCATTGAAAACATTGCATATGAACAAAGAAAAAAACTGGGGATTGAGGAATCAATTGGTTCAGAAATCATTTATGCTATAGAATCCAGTGGTATAAAAGTATTATTTAAGAAATTAAGTAATTCTAATTTATTTGGTGTTTCAGCTCTAAGTTCTGACAAAGGATTTTTTATTTTAATTAATGATTCTGATGAAATTACCGAAGAACGTAAAATATTTAGTTTACTTCATGAGTATGCACATATTTTATTACACAGAGAATGTTATACTAATAATATTTTATATAATAACTATGGTGATAAAAAAAATATTTTTGAAGCTACAGCTGATGCTTTTGCAGGATATTTTCTCGTTCCAAGGTATATTGTAAAAAAATATGAAGAAATTTTAAATAGACGTCCTCTTTTACTTGGTGACTTAATTACTTTAAAACAAAGATTAGGTGTTAGTTTAGGTGCCTTTACAATGTCCTTATATAGATATGATTATATAACACAATCTGTCAAAGGTCAGATATTCGATATTCTTGCAAAAAAAGGATACTCGAAATCTGAACCTAGCTCAATATTAAAACTTGAAAAAAATAGAATCTATAATAATTTAATCAGGTCTTCATTTTTAAAAGAGTTCATAACACTAGATAAAGTTGCTTATTTACTTGATGTAGATATTGAAACTGCTATTGCTATAACAGAAGAATGGAAAGCTGATAGTGCCTATATAATTTTATAA
- a CDS encoding ABC transporter ATP-binding protein encodes MSLIRLIDVNKKYDFTKALDNINLTIEKGELVAIMGPSGSGKSTLLNILGCIDVPTSGKYQLDDEVVSTFSSKKLANIRNKKIGYIFQNFNLLNDYNLVENVSIPLIYSQKKDKHIKNSAIDFLKKVGLGKHITKTPNELSGGQKQRVAIARALVNNPEIILADEPTGSLDQKTGLLIMDMLKDINSQGYTVIIVTHDVNIANQCDRKIIINDGKILE; translated from the coding sequence ATGAGTTTAATTAGATTAATAGATGTAAATAAAAAATATGATTTTACCAAAGCTTTAGATAATATAAATTTAACTATAGAAAAAGGTGAGCTAGTTGCTATTATGGGGCCTTCTGGTTCAGGAAAATCAACATTGTTAAATATATTAGGGTGCATAGATGTACCTACTTCGGGAAAGTATCAATTAGATGATGAAGTTGTAAGTACGTTTTCGTCTAAGAAGCTTGCGAATATAAGAAATAAAAAAATAGGATACATTTTTCAAAATTTTAACCTTCTTAATGATTATAATTTAGTTGAAAATGTTTCAATTCCTCTTATTTATTCTCAAAAAAAAGACAAGCATATAAAAAATAGTGCCATAGATTTTTTAAAGAAAGTAGGATTAGGGAAGCATATTACTAAAACACCGAATGAACTATCAGGAGGGCAAAAGCAAAGAGTTGCTATTGCAAGAGCTTTAGTTAATAATCCGGAAATTATACTAGCTGATGAACCAACAGGATCATTAGATCAAAAAACAGGATTATTAATAATGGATATGTTAAAGGATATTAATTCGCAAGGATACACTGTAATAATTGTAACTCATGATGTTAATATAGCAAATCAATGTGATAGAAAAATCATTATTAATGATGGAAAAATATTAGAATAG
- a CDS encoding ABC transporter permease has protein sequence MINVFKSIRRKKLIFILIILQLSFGLYMVTSASSIVIDKKVKENNFANLFNYKNTFVIKQAANKNGQESKEYFKHYRELSNLETTFDNLKDNGTIRNAKVFFTFPLKIDGLDQKANEKYWKLNLQGQYKQFYQYTSKILVNNDFINSYSIKMKEGRGLKASDFNVDYTHEEIPILIGLDYKDKVHIGDTFHNSAYIYDASSFNGGIKQVNVTFKVVGIMDKHSIPSLLAKSNFIENVVYSDSLVVIPTVKGVDDFSTGLSINDLGIFVEMYDNSKVSLVEDTINNNLKNTGLYVSSYSLKKDYEGIKSNLQSDLKNSLFLGITVTLISVIGIISIIIGELHRRKKEFGIRICLGATVSNLCKEVFMEIGLISISSMILSYVFLYIKTDIKTIISTFNIIQLLVNILIICILTIIISIEPILIIRKMEPVELLKSK, from the coding sequence ATGATAAATGTGTTCAAATCAATTAGGAGAAAAAAATTGATATTTATCCTGATAATTTTGCAATTATCTTTTGGATTATATATGGTCACTTCAGCATCTTCTATAGTAATTGATAAGAAAGTAAAAGAAAATAACTTTGCAAATTTATTTAACTATAAAAATACTTTTGTTATTAAGCAGGCAGCTAATAAAAATGGGCAAGAAAGTAAAGAGTACTTCAAACATTATAGAGAGCTTAGTAACTTAGAGACAACTTTTGATAATTTAAAAGATAATGGGACTATAAGGAATGCAAAGGTGTTTTTTACCTTTCCATTGAAGATTGATGGATTAGATCAAAAAGCTAATGAAAAGTATTGGAAATTAAATTTACAAGGTCAATACAAACAATTTTATCAGTATACAAGTAAGATTCTTGTAAATAATGATTTTATAAATAGTTATAGTATAAAGATGAAAGAGGGAAGAGGATTAAAAGCAAGTGATTTTAATGTAGATTATACACATGAAGAAATTCCTATATTAATTGGTTTAGATTATAAAGATAAGGTTCATATAGGAGATACTTTTCATAATTCTGCATATATCTATGATGCTTCAAGTTTCAATGGTGGAATTAAGCAAGTTAATGTAACGTTTAAGGTTGTAGGCATAATGGACAAACACTCAATACCATCTTTATTAGCAAAAAGCAATTTTATTGAGAATGTTGTATACTCTGATTCTTTGGTTGTAATTCCAACGGTTAAAGGGGTAGATGATTTTAGTACTGGATTAAGCATAAATGATTTGGGAATATTTGTTGAAATGTATGACAATTCAAAAGTTTCGTTAGTTGAAGATACAATTAATAATAATCTTAAAAATACTGGGTTATATGTATCATCATATTCATTGAAAAAAGATTACGAGGGAATTAAATCAAATCTGCAAAGCGATTTGAAAAATTCTTTGTTTTTAGGAATTACAGTAACATTAATCTCTGTTATTGGTATTATAAGCATAATTATAGGTGAGTTGCATAGAAGAAAAAAAGAATTTGGAATAAGAATTTGCCTAGGAGCAACAGTATCTAATTTATGTAAAGAAGTATTTATGGAGATAGGATTAATTAGTATTTCATCTATGATTTTATCTTATGTATTTTTATATATAAAAACTGATATAAAAACAATAATTAGTACATTTAATATAATTCAATTACTAGTTAATATATTAATCATATGTATACTTACGATAATAATATCTATTGAACCGATATTAATTATAAGAAAAATGGAGCCAGTTGAATTATTAAAGAGCAAGTAG
- a CDS encoding ABC transporter permease: MRILKSIFKRKLTTTFFIIAYTLAILSFSIGNSVIEEQKLKAKYFNSDNNKILSFSDCNNYDLLKLEQLLKDDDISLEVSKGVKLNKSENFTLSTTFINKGLKPFVNMKSGSFFSKVDFESNSNKAIFSSTIDVSDNKYSFKTFNTKGDSKEFVLIESGITNEREQKIVVPKKVFLECVENINLSDNDLVIKINGEQTAITKALNKVEASIKEYSSNAKLTVSPYVVNDNSEEYQYLFKVSLVIIVIILLNSINISSLWLETRKREIVIRKVLGATNKNIFNILFSELTIISLMSMILALLVQTILYKVNNGSIFNVSIALYKSNFIYALLLSIVTAYISALPVYMYLLKIQPSQALAEE, from the coding sequence ATGAGAATACTAAAATCAATTTTTAAAAGAAAACTAACTACCACTTTTTTTATTATTGCATATACTCTAGCTATATTATCATTCTCAATAGGTAATTCAGTAATAGAAGAACAAAAATTAAAAGCAAAATATTTTAACTCTGATAATAACAAGATTTTATCATTTAGTGATTGTAATAATTATGATCTTTTGAAATTGGAACAATTACTTAAAGATGATGATATTTCACTAGAAGTATCGAAGGGGGTAAAATTGAATAAAAGTGAAAATTTTACTTTGTCTACTACTTTCATAAATAAAGGATTAAAACCGTTTGTAAATATGAAATCAGGAAGTTTTTTTTCAAAAGTAGATTTTGAATCTAATTCAAATAAAGCAATATTTTCTTCGACCATTGATGTATCAGATAATAAATACTCATTTAAGACATTTAACACTAAGGGAGATTCAAAAGAATTTGTATTAATTGAAAGTGGTATAACAAATGAAAGAGAACAAAAAATAGTAGTTCCTAAAAAAGTCTTTTTAGAATGTGTTGAAAATATTAATCTAAGTGACAATGACTTAGTGATTAAAATTAACGGTGAACAGACGGCGATCACCAAGGCACTAAATAAGGTTGAAGCAAGCATTAAGGAATATAGTAGCAATGCTAAGCTTACTGTTTCACCATATGTTGTTAATGACAATAGCGAAGAATACCAGTATCTTTTTAAGGTATCATTGGTGATTATAGTAATAATATTATTGAATTCCATTAATATATCATCGCTTTGGCTAGAGACTAGAAAAAGAGAAATTGTTATAAGGAAAGTTTTGGGTGCAACTAACAAAAATATATTTAACATTCTTTTTTCAGAGTTAACAATAATATCGCTTATGTCAATGATTCTCGCTTTATTAGTACAAACTATTCTTTATAAGGTGAATAATGGTAGCATATTTAATGTTAGTATAGCGCTATATAAGAGCAATTTTATTTATGCATTACTTCTTTCTATAGTTACAGCGTATATATCTGCATTGCCAGTATATATGTATTTATTAAAGATTCAACCATCACAAGCACTAGCGGAGGAATAA